The following are encoded together in the Candidatus Flexicrinis proximus genome:
- a CDS encoding helix-turn-helix transcriptional regulator, with protein METIVLPPNIYAENCPTRRALDMIADRWTVLVIGMLADGPQRFSAIQRRIGGISQKMLTQTLRELERSGIVSRTVYAEVPPRVEYELTSLGETLCAPIKAIREWAESNIAAVNRAQSMYDERVG; from the coding sequence ATGGAAACCATCGTACTGCCCCCGAACATCTATGCGGAAAACTGCCCGACGCGGCGCGCGCTGGACATGATCGCCGACCGCTGGACGGTGCTGGTGATCGGCATGCTGGCGGACGGTCCCCAGCGCTTCTCCGCCATCCAGCGCCGCATCGGCGGCATCTCGCAGAAAATGCTCACCCAGACCCTGCGCGAGCTGGAACGCAGCGGCATCGTCAGCCGCACCGTCTATGCCGAAGTGCCACCGCGGGTCGAATACGAACTGACCAGCCTGGGAGAAACGCTGTGCGCGCCGATCAAGGCCATCCGCGAGTGGGCGGAGTCCAACATCGCCGCCGTAAACCGCGCGCAGTCCATGTATGACGAGCGTGTCGGCTAA
- a CDS encoding enoyl-ACP reductase, whose translation MGLLDGKIALIFGVANKDSIGWGIAKRLHQEGATILFSYASAVLEKRVRPLAAEVGSDFVELCDVSSDEQLDAVFEKVKERYGRIDVLVHSVAFAPREDLGGRFLDISREGFKIALDVSAYSLVAMCRRAEPLMAAGSTVLSLTYNASQRVMPKYNVMAIAKSALENISRYLAADLGPKGIRVNVISAGPIKTLAAMCVPGIHAMLRFNERTSPLRANVTQDDVGKTAVYLASDLSTGVTGEIIYVDCGYNILGLTATEEEIAQF comes from the coding sequence ATGGGACTCTTGGACGGCAAGATCGCGTTGATTTTCGGCGTCGCGAATAAAGACAGCATCGGTTGGGGGATCGCCAAACGGCTGCATCAGGAAGGCGCGACTATCCTGTTCAGCTACGCCTCGGCAGTCCTGGAGAAGCGCGTGCGCCCGCTGGCCGCTGAGGTCGGCTCGGATTTCGTCGAGCTGTGCGATGTCAGCAGCGACGAACAGCTCGATGCCGTGTTCGAAAAAGTCAAAGAGCGTTACGGCCGCATCGACGTACTGGTGCATTCGGTCGCCTTCGCCCCGCGTGAAGACCTGGGCGGGCGCTTCCTCGACATCAGCCGCGAAGGCTTCAAAATCGCCCTGGATGTCAGCGCCTACAGCCTCGTCGCCATGTGCAGGCGCGCCGAACCGCTGATGGCCGCCGGCAGCACCGTGCTCAGCCTGACCTACAACGCCTCGCAGCGCGTCATGCCCAAGTACAACGTGATGGCAATTGCCAAATCGGCACTGGAAAACATCTCGCGCTATCTGGCCGCCGACCTCGGCCCTAAGGGCATCCGGGTCAATGTCATCAGCGCCGGCCCGATCAAGACGCTGGCCGCCATGTGCGTCCCCGGCATCCACGCCATGCTGCGCTTCAACGAGCGCACCTCGCCGCTGCGCGCCAATGTCACCCAGGACGACGTGGGCAAAACCGCCGTCTATCTGGCCTCCGACCTCTCGACCGGCGTCACCGGCGAGATCATTTACGTCGACTGCGGCTATAACATCCTCGGCCTGACCGCCACCGAAGAGGAAATCGCCCAGTTCTAG
- a CDS encoding VanZ family protein, translating into MTVYADIYGYELWPYFAGALAVLLVVFRLRKMSISRLIFCAIFGVYLIYAAEILFFPLHISGGFAEMNRSLPFLRDIYLNPFDFGPFGSFSDALPTLALNILLTIPFGFGIRFVLPVRTRQIRWIAPAVGLAAEGTQLVISLLIGYVYRQIDTKDVLMNALGVVIGYTLFLAFARLYLSVTQHRRMRRAGLTAYLHDVATRD; encoded by the coding sequence ATGACCGTCTATGCTGACATTTATGGCTACGAGCTGTGGCCGTACTTCGCCGGCGCACTTGCTGTCTTGCTGGTGGTCTTCCGGCTTCGGAAAATGAGCATTTCCCGGTTGATATTCTGTGCCATCTTCGGCGTCTATCTGATTTACGCCGCCGAGATTCTGTTTTTCCCGCTGCACATCTCCGGCGGCTTTGCCGAGATGAACCGCTCGCTGCCGTTTCTCAGGGACATTTACCTGAATCCGTTTGATTTCGGGCCGTTCGGCTCGTTCTCCGACGCCCTGCCAACGCTGGCCCTGAACATCCTGCTAACGATCCCGTTTGGCTTTGGTATCCGGTTCGTGCTGCCGGTACGGACCCGTCAGATCCGCTGGATCGCTCCGGCAGTCGGCCTGGCGGCTGAAGGCACGCAGTTGGTGATCTCACTGCTGATCGGCTATGTGTACCGGCAGATAGACACCAAAGACGTTCTGATGAATGCGCTCGGCGTCGTGATCGGCTATACACTTTTTCTCGCCTTCGCCCGGCTCTACCTCTCCGTGACCCAGCACCGCCGCATGCGCCGCGCCGGCCTCACCGCCTATCTCCACGACGTCGCCACTCGCGATTAA
- a CDS encoding DoxX family membrane protein, with product MKSPRRLAFAALLVLGLTLPASAHVKWFTQWTFADPPRALGEILSPLFLGLLALTIAALSIGVILDKRLSQNSIYRQVVVWFDSRREYAPLVLRIGLGMTLMLAWAGDRLLSPDLALSSPIVGWVQFALALLLIFPRTTPLAGLGTLVLYVLGIAEHGAFYMLDYFIFVGVAVYLAVYASKNVSISSLRIPALYFSVGFSLFWVAIEKIIYPQWGLGVLAANPALTMGLDPAFFLLSAAFVELALGYLLIIGLLDRPLAVVITLVFFTTTLIFGKTEVIGHTIIHAALIVFLLEGTIRGVYPAPINIHRSLSWRLAFTAVNFILLLAILIVPYQLMSQAAFSDSLAYIRPLLVALIP from the coding sequence ATGAAATCACCACGCCGCCTTGCCTTTGCAGCTCTACTCGTCCTTGGTCTGACCCTTCCCGCCTCCGCTCACGTCAAGTGGTTCACGCAGTGGACGTTTGCCGATCCGCCGCGCGCCCTCGGCGAAATCCTCTCGCCGCTGTTTCTGGGGCTGCTGGCGCTGACCATCGCAGCGCTGTCCATCGGCGTGATTCTCGACAAACGCCTGAGCCAGAATTCGATCTACCGGCAGGTTGTCGTATGGTTCGACTCGCGGCGGGAGTATGCGCCGCTGGTGCTGCGTATCGGCCTGGGTATGACGCTCATGCTGGCCTGGGCGGGAGACCGGCTGCTCTCGCCCGACCTTGCGCTGTCCTCCCCCATCGTGGGCTGGGTGCAGTTCGCCCTGGCGCTGCTGCTGATCTTCCCACGGACGACCCCGCTGGCGGGTCTCGGCACCCTGGTGCTTTACGTGCTCGGCATCGCCGAGCACGGCGCATTCTACATGCTCGATTACTTCATCTTTGTCGGCGTTGCCGTTTATCTGGCGGTCTACGCCTCGAAGAACGTCAGTATCAGCAGCCTGCGCATCCCGGCCCTGTATTTCAGTGTCGGATTTTCGCTGTTCTGGGTCGCCATCGAGAAGATCATCTATCCGCAGTGGGGGCTGGGTGTGCTGGCAGCCAATCCGGCGCTGACGATGGGACTCGATCCGGCCTTCTTCCTGCTCAGTGCGGCGTTCGTCGAGCTGGCCCTCGGCTACCTGTTGATTATCGGCCTGCTGGACCGCCCGCTGGCGGTGGTGATCACGCTGGTCTTTTTCACGACGACGCTGATCTTTGGCAAGACCGAAGTCATCGGCCACACCATCATCCACGCCGCGCTGATCGTCTTCCTGCTCGAAGGCACAATTCGCGGCGTTTATCCTGCGCCGATCAACATCCACCGCTCGCTGAGCTGGCGTCTGGCTTTCACGGCCGTCAATTTCATCCTGCTGCTGGCGATTCTGATCGTACCCTACCAGCTGATGTCGCAGGCCGCCTTCAGCGATTCACTGGCCTATATCCGGCCGCTGCTCGTCGCGCTCATACCCTGA
- the msrA gene encoding peptide-methionine (S)-S-oxide reductase MsrA — protein sequence MTSFSPNREIATLAGGCFWCLEAVYDQLRGVVSVESGYSGGHLKNPTYSAVSDGISGHAEVVQITFNPDEISYKDLLGVFFTIHDPTTLNRQGNDVGTQYRSAIYYHSAEQQATAVRTIDELAQAELFSSPIVTEVKPFSDFYIAEEYHQEYFARNPQAGYCQFVVAPKVSKFRKTYFERLKK from the coding sequence ATGACTTCCTTCTCCCCCAACCGCGAGATCGCCACACTGGCCGGCGGATGTTTCTGGTGTCTCGAAGCGGTGTACGACCAGCTTCGCGGCGTGGTGTCCGTGGAAAGCGGCTACAGCGGCGGCCACCTGAAAAACCCGACCTATTCAGCGGTGAGCGACGGCATCAGCGGCCACGCCGAAGTGGTGCAGATCACCTTCAATCCCGACGAAATCAGCTATAAGGATCTGCTCGGCGTGTTCTTCACGATCCATGACCCGACCACGCTCAACCGGCAGGGGAACGATGTCGGCACGCAGTACCGCTCGGCCATTTACTACCACTCGGCCGAGCAGCAGGCGACCGCGGTCAGGACCATCGACGAGCTGGCCCAGGCGGAGCTGTTCAGCAGTCCAATCGTCACCGAAGTAAAGCCGTTCAGCGACTTCTACATCGCTGAGGAATACCATCAGGAATACTTCGCGCGCAACCCGCAGGCCGGATACTGCCAGTTCGTCGTCGCGCCGAAAGTGTCGAAGTTTCGCAAGACGTACTTCGAGCGGCTGAAGAAGTGA
- a CDS encoding dihydrofolate reductase, translating to MGKVIYFVASSLDGYIADPDGKLDWLHEYDSAGEDFGYKAFYDTLGAVIMGSRTYMDVVGFNMGWVYPGVESVVMTHRSLPLIEGSNARFRQGDVKTVVDDLKTRTQKHIWLVGGGDLAAQFLNAGLLDELQLAFMPLLLGGGAPLFPPLDGRHPLTMTAHHIYPGGVITATYLVGKR from the coding sequence ATGGGCAAAGTGATTTACTTCGTAGCATCAAGCCTGGATGGTTACATCGCTGATCCGGACGGCAAGCTCGATTGGCTGCACGAGTACGACTCGGCAGGCGAGGATTTCGGCTATAAAGCCTTCTACGATACGCTGGGCGCGGTCATCATGGGCAGCCGGACCTATATGGATGTGGTCGGCTTCAACATGGGATGGGTGTATCCGGGCGTCGAGTCGGTCGTGATGACCCATCGCAGCCTGCCGCTGATCGAAGGTTCGAACGCGCGGTTCCGGCAGGGCGACGTCAAGACGGTCGTCGACGACCTCAAAACCCGCACCCAGAAACATATCTGGCTGGTCGGCGGTGGTGACCTAGCCGCGCAGTTTCTGAACGCCGGCCTTCTCGACGAGCTTCAACTGGCCTTCATGCCCCTGCTGCTTGGCGGGGGGGCGCCACTCTTCCCGCCGCTCGATGGCCGCCACCCGCTGACCATGACCGCCCACCACATTTACCCCGGCGGCGTCATCACCGCGACCTATCTGGTGGGCAAGCGCTAG
- a CDS encoding nucleotidyltransferase family protein, with translation MSISELLTRHREAILSLAQQYGASNVRIFGSTARGEAITNSDVDFLVYFPPNTSIFKVIGLWRELGALLGCKVDLLTDGALDEAMKPRVLRDAVPL, from the coding sequence TTGAGCATCTCAGAGCTATTGACCCGCCATCGCGAGGCGATACTTTCGCTTGCTCAGCAGTATGGGGCCTCAAACGTGCGGATTTTCGGAAGTACGGCGCGCGGTGAGGCCATAACGAATTCCGACGTGGACTTTCTGGTGTACTTTCCGCCGAATACTTCGATCTTCAAGGTCATCGGGCTTTGGCGCGAACTAGGCGCCCTCCTGGGATGCAAGGTGGATCTACTGACGGATGGCGCGCTCGATGAGGCAATGAAACCGCGCGTACTGCGTGATGCGGTTCCACTGTGA
- a CDS encoding YcaQ family DNA glycosylase, producing MIRLSLDAVRGLMIEAQGLNYNPQPPAGKDEILAAIRQIHMLQIDSINVVARAPYFVLWSRLGDYKPEWLDELLAEGALFEFWTHAMCLVPIEDYALCLVGSRVIDWQKPQKWIAEHPEVTELVMNRIRDGGEARISDFERSDDLKHDWTNPRDEQRALDMLVHTGDLMVRRRDKFQRVFDLRERVFPASAKLPAVSRSDAHDQFVLNTVKTLGVVKADWISSYYRLKTADASAALKRLIKQDRLLPVAVEGWTAPGYIHPDHLRRVEAAAANHIPRSATTLLSPFDPLIRDEGRIRELFGFDYTIEFYFPASKRKYGYYSLPILHNNRLIGRLDPKAQRKEGIFEVKALHLEPGVETDDALVTQLRQTLRACALWHQTPQVVIRAASDPDLIDLLSD from the coding sequence ATGATACGCCTTTCGCTTGACGCCGTGCGCGGGCTGATGATTGAGGCTCAGGGGCTGAACTATAATCCGCAGCCCCCCGCCGGTAAGGACGAGATTCTGGCGGCGATCCGCCAGATCCACATGCTGCAGATCGACAGCATCAATGTCGTCGCCCGCGCCCCTTACTTTGTGCTGTGGAGCCGCCTGGGCGACTATAAGCCGGAGTGGCTGGACGAGCTGCTGGCAGAAGGCGCGCTGTTCGAATTCTGGACGCATGCCATGTGCCTCGTCCCGATCGAGGACTACGCCCTGTGTCTCGTCGGCAGCCGCGTCATCGACTGGCAGAAGCCGCAGAAGTGGATCGCCGAACACCCGGAGGTCACCGAGCTGGTGATGAACCGCATTCGCGACGGCGGCGAAGCCCGCATTTCCGACTTCGAGCGCTCCGACGATCTGAAACACGACTGGACCAATCCCAGGGACGAGCAGCGGGCGCTGGATATGCTCGTCCACACCGGCGATCTGATGGTCCGCCGCCGTGACAAATTCCAGCGCGTCTTCGACCTGCGCGAACGGGTTTTCCCGGCTTCAGCCAAACTTCCCGCGGTCTCGCGCTCCGACGCCCACGACCAGTTCGTCCTCAACACGGTTAAGACCCTCGGCGTCGTCAAGGCCGATTGGATCTCCAGCTACTATCGCCTGAAAACGGCCGATGCCAGCGCCGCGCTCAAACGGCTGATCAAACAGGACCGCCTGCTGCCGGTCGCGGTCGAGGGATGGACGGCACCGGGCTACATTCACCCGGACCATCTCAGACGGGTCGAAGCCGCCGCCGCAAACCACATCCCGCGGTCCGCGACCACCCTGCTTTCGCCGTTCGATCCGCTGATCCGCGACGAGGGCCGGATTCGCGAGCTGTTCGGCTTCGACTATACGATCGAGTTTTATTTCCCGGCGTCCAAGCGCAAATATGGCTACTACAGCCTGCCGATCCTGCACAACAACCGGCTGATCGGGAGGCTCGATCCGAAAGCCCAGCGCAAAGAAGGCATTTTCGAAGTCAAGGCGCTGCATCTCGAACCCGGCGTGGAGACGGACGACGCACTGGTGACGCAACTGCGGCAAACGCTGCGCGCCTGCGCCCTCTGGCACCAGACGCCGCAGGTGGTTATCCGTGCGGCCAGCGACCCTGACCTGATCGACCTGCTTTCGGACTAG
- a CDS encoding DUF86 domain-containing protein: protein MNSLSKHPEIAWQDIMRFRDFLIHSYHRVEYDFLWAAVEDLPFLREAILALHRDVDEGLNDQ, encoded by the coding sequence ATGAACTCCCTGTCGAAACATCCTGAGATCGCCTGGCAAGACATCATGCGTTTTCGCGACTTCCTGATCCACAGTTATCATCGCGTCGAGTACGATTTCCTATGGGCAGCAGTTGAGGATTTACCCTTCCTGCGTGAGGCCATATTGGCACTGCACCGGGATGTGGACGAAGGTTTGAACGACCAGTAG
- a CDS encoding NAD(P)-dependent oxidoreductase: protein MKIAVIGAGNIGKVIISEALSRGHQVTAVVRDPAKLTLSHAALSVTAGDVTDAASIAAAVAGHDAVVNAVGPNYAIGNIDILPQSVRTLITALKQAGVARLLVVGGAGSLEVAPGLRLYDTPDFPEAWRPSAKKHGEGLALLRAETALEWTFFSPAAIIEPGQRTGTFRLGGDQLLADAAGNSRISIEDYAVAVVNELETPAHIRARFTIAY, encoded by the coding sequence ATGAAGATTGCAGTCATCGGCGCGGGGAACATCGGCAAGGTCATTATCAGCGAAGCGCTCAGCCGCGGGCATCAGGTCACGGCCGTGGTACGCGACCCGGCGAAGCTGACCCTCTCCCACGCCGCGCTGTCCGTCACTGCCGGGGATGTCACCGACGCCGCCAGCATCGCGGCGGCCGTCGCCGGTCACGATGCCGTCGTCAATGCCGTCGGCCCGAACTACGCCATCGGCAACATCGACATCCTGCCGCAGTCGGTCCGCACCCTCATCACGGCGCTCAAACAGGCCGGCGTCGCCCGCCTGCTGGTTGTCGGCGGGGCCGGCAGCCTCGAAGTCGCCCCCGGCCTGCGTCTCTACGATACGCCGGACTTCCCGGAGGCGTGGCGTCCGTCCGCCAAGAAGCACGGCGAGGGTCTGGCCCTGCTGCGCGCCGAAACAGCCCTCGAATGGACGTTCTTCAGTCCGGCCGCCATAATTGAGCCGGGCCAGCGTACCGGCACATTCCGGTTGGGCGGCGACCAACTGCTGGCCGATGCCGCCGGGAACAGCCGGATTTCGATTGAAGACTACGCTGTCGCCGTCGTCAACGAACTGGAAACCCCGGCGCATATCCGGGCGCGGTTCACCATCGCCTACTAA
- a CDS encoding VWA domain-containing protein has translation MVDFVRALRAAGVRISLAESQDAMNGANVMGVSSADLFRAAMRTTLVKERRDHHLFDYFYPLFFSSNVPPMQNIPENLSQEEQQMLQNALRSLAGQMQALKDLLNQLLDGNPFNNDQLDEMGERAGLPGAQDMNQRSWFERRMRNQAQLQQLQQMIDQLIETLQEMGMSADKAEQLRDMMQQNMEGLNDQLNAHVGQTIAENMADKEPDPKPDMLDVPFNRLGVDEIEEIRREIRRLAAKLRSRAALRQRRAKDGQIDTRRTMRANMKYMGVPLELKRRKRHVKPCLVLICDVSTSVRYCAEFLLTLIYELQDQVARTNSFIFINDITDVSMMFKETEPQQAVWKVLAENPPGYYNTDLGNGLNTFRRDQMGLITGRTTTIILGDGRNNYNDPRIDIASELQRKGRRLIWFNPEHPSQWGTGDSDMLRYAPASDGVYYVATLRDLADAVDKVLADG, from the coding sequence ATGGTGGACTTTGTTCGCGCGCTGCGGGCCGCAGGGGTGCGGATCTCGCTGGCCGAGAGTCAGGACGCCATGAACGGCGCGAACGTGATGGGGGTGTCCAGCGCCGACCTGTTCCGCGCGGCGATGCGGACGACGCTGGTCAAGGAACGCCGCGACCATCACTTGTTCGACTACTTCTACCCGCTGTTCTTCAGCAGTAACGTCCCTCCCATGCAGAACATCCCCGAAAACCTGAGCCAGGAAGAGCAGCAGATGCTCCAGAATGCGCTCCGGTCGCTGGCGGGGCAAATGCAGGCGCTCAAAGACCTGCTCAACCAGCTGCTAGACGGCAATCCGTTTAACAACGACCAGCTTGATGAGATGGGCGAGCGTGCCGGCCTGCCCGGCGCTCAGGACATGAACCAGCGCAGCTGGTTTGAGCGGCGCATGCGTAATCAGGCACAGCTCCAGCAGCTTCAGCAGATGATCGATCAACTGATCGAGACCCTTCAGGAAATGGGCATGAGCGCCGACAAGGCCGAACAACTGCGCGACATGATGCAGCAGAATATGGAAGGCCTGAACGACCAGCTCAACGCCCATGTCGGGCAGACGATCGCCGAGAATATGGCGGACAAGGAACCTGATCCGAAGCCCGACATGCTCGATGTGCCGTTCAATCGCCTCGGCGTCGATGAGATCGAGGAAATCCGCCGCGAAATCCGCCGCCTGGCCGCCAAACTCCGCAGCCGTGCCGCGCTCCGCCAGCGCCGCGCCAAGGACGGCCAGATCGACACCCGCCGCACCATGCGCGCCAACATGAAATACATGGGTGTCCCACTAGAACTCAAGCGCCGCAAGCGCCACGTCAAACCCTGCCTCGTGCTGATTTGCGACGTCTCGACTTCCGTCCGCTACTGTGCCGAATTCCTGCTCACCCTGATCTATGAGCTTCAGGATCAGGTCGCGCGCACCAACAGCTTCATCTTCATCAACGACATCACCGACGTGAGCATGATGTTCAAGGAAACCGAACCCCAGCAGGCGGTCTGGAAGGTGCTGGCGGAAAATCCACCCGGCTATTACAACACCGACCTCGGCAATGGCCTGAACACCTTCCGGCGCGACCAGATGGGCCTGATCACCGGCCGTACCACCACCATCATTTTGGGCGACGGGCGCAACAACTACAACGATCCGCGCATCGACATCGCCAGCGAACTTCAGCGCAAAGGCCGCCGCCTGATCTGGTTCAATCCCGAGCATCCGAGCCAGTGGGGCACCGGCGACAGCGACATGCTGCGCTACGCGCCGGCCTCGGACGGCGTCTACTACGTCGCCACCCTGCGCGACCTCGCCGACGCGGTCGACAAAGTGCTAGCAGATGGGTAA
- a CDS encoding DUF86 domain-containing protein has product MRTIRERLNDLLIQVKDIEEFTQGGRDFFLRDRKTQNAVARCYEIIGEIVKQLPR; this is encoded by the coding sequence GTGAGGACGATCCGGGAGCGGCTCAACGATCTCCTGATCCAGGTCAAGGACATTGAGGAGTTTACGCAAGGTGGCCGCGATTTTTTCCTGAGAGACCGAAAGACACAAAACGCGGTTGCCCGCTGCTATGAAATCATTGGCGAGATCGTCAAGCAACTCCCCAGATGA
- a CDS encoding YciI family protein, translating into MQYICLIYSNEADEATQSQEEWGAVMAEYNAFTKSARDAGVMVSGEAFHPTKDARTVHATNGSASVSAGPAVATSIQLGGMYILETPDIDTAVAWAAKIPGARHGKVEVRPLVDFSLS; encoded by the coding sequence ATGCAGTACATTTGCCTGATCTATTCGAACGAGGCCGATGAAGCCACCCAGTCGCAGGAAGAGTGGGGTGCGGTCATGGCCGAATACAACGCCTTCACGAAGTCCGCGCGCGATGCCGGCGTGATGGTCAGCGGTGAAGCGTTCCATCCGACAAAGGACGCCCGGACGGTACACGCCACCAATGGTTCGGCGTCGGTTTCCGCCGGCCCGGCGGTGGCCACCAGCATCCAGCTTGGCGGCATGTATATCCTTGAAACGCCGGACATCGACACCGCCGTCGCCTGGGCCGCCAAAATCCCCGGCGCGCGCCACGGCAAGGTCGAGGTTCGCCCGCTCGTTGACTTCAGTCTGAGCTGA
- a CDS encoding VOC family protein, with translation MNLGAFSISLTVKDIQASKAFYEKLGFSVFGGDAAQNWLIMKNGDHIVGLFQGMFDKNILTFNPGWDQDASKLDSFTDVRALQRELKARGVKFETEADESTSGPASFVVVDPDGNPILIDQHV, from the coding sequence ATGAACCTCGGCGCATTCTCGATCAGTTTGACCGTCAAGGATATCCAGGCGTCGAAGGCGTTTTACGAGAAGCTGGGCTTCAGCGTCTTCGGCGGCGATGCGGCCCAGAACTGGCTCATCATGAAGAATGGCGATCACATCGTCGGGCTGTTTCAGGGCATGTTCGACAAGAACATCCTGACCTTCAATCCGGGCTGGGATCAGGACGCCAGCAAGCTCGACTCGTTCACTGATGTGCGCGCGCTTCAACGCGAACTGAAGGCGCGCGGCGTGAAGTTCGAAACCGAGGCCGATGAGAGCACCAGCGGTCCGGCCAGCTTCGTCGTCGTCGATCCGGATGGGAACCCGATTCTCATCGACCAGCACGTCTGA
- a CDS encoding DUF998 domain-containing protein, whose protein sequence is MNTWTRIKADPARMASIFGLAGTGILSLAMLVTGLAYSGTTGERYSPLNHWVSELGEVGVSELAAVFNIGLIIGGACLAVFMVGVALTLEGRVSWFFGAVGLVSGASGLLVGVFPMNNLEAHASVALLFFASGLLAVLILSFYAFTAPSATYPRWMALPGLPVIAAFVLFGREVMLMAPMSVQSFAAPEPGTRLDFWPVAATEWLVTAAVILWVIAVSLRLRSKRD, encoded by the coding sequence ATGAACACATGGACCAGGATCAAGGCCGATCCGGCGCGGATGGCATCGATTTTCGGGCTGGCGGGGACGGGCATCCTCTCGCTGGCGATGCTGGTCACCGGACTGGCCTACAGCGGGACGACCGGTGAGCGCTACTCCCCGCTCAACCACTGGGTATCGGAACTGGGCGAAGTGGGCGTCTCGGAGCTGGCGGCGGTTTTTAACATCGGGTTGATCATCGGCGGCGCGTGCCTGGCCGTGTTTATGGTAGGCGTGGCGCTGACGCTTGAGGGCCGCGTGAGCTGGTTCTTCGGCGCGGTCGGCCTGGTTTCCGGCGCGTCCGGGCTGCTGGTGGGCGTGTTCCCGATGAACAATTTGGAAGCCCATGCGTCAGTGGCACTTCTGTTCTTCGCGAGCGGCCTGCTGGCGGTGCTGATTCTGTCGTTCTATGCGTTTACTGCCCCGTCAGCGACTTATCCGCGCTGGATGGCGCTGCCCGGCCTGCCGGTGATCGCGGCGTTCGTGCTGTTCGGGCGCGAAGTCATGCTCATGGCGCCAATGTCGGTGCAGTCGTTTGCTGCGCCGGAACCTGGCACGCGGCTCGACTTCTGGCCGGTTGCGGCGACCGAATGGCTGGTGACCGCAGCCGTGATCCTGTGGGTTATCGCCGTCTCGCTGCGCCTCAGGAGCAAGCGAGACTAG
- a CDS encoding alkaline phosphatase family protein produces MLNQSAAQAVAAMQVHAGHLKPLYDTYGFAQIPQTLLHTLTGAGHPGLPADVWGDLPRRWEKVIFFLIDAFGYQQLERYADKYPFLRRCFDNGVVSPLTSQFPSTTTAHITTMYTGQPVGIHGLYEWFTYEPIIGRVMVPLLSAEADADQERNALISTGLTGQQLYPLPSFSQTLRDHGASQFVFVPYNFLPSMYNEALSVGATVIPRISLSHGLQTLTELVQRVPGPATYSFYFAEIDTLAHRFGPQSSAVDAEVDTLFTAIERLVYQPLQGRGDTLILFTADHGQVRSNPDDIVFSGSPRAAARADDPPRPRRPSDRRRRLPRDVFIHVKPEHIAEAHAPDL; encoded by the coding sequence ATGCTCAACCAATCCGCCGCCCAGGCCGTCGCCGCGATGCAGGTTCACGCAGGCCATCTGAAACCGCTGTACGATACCTACGGCTTCGCACAGATCCCGCAGACGCTGCTCCACACGCTCACCGGCGCCGGCCATCCCGGCCTTCCTGCCGATGTCTGGGGCGACCTGCCGCGCCGCTGGGAGAAAGTCATCTTCTTCCTGATCGACGCCTTCGGCTACCAGCAGCTTGAGCGCTACGCGGACAAATACCCTTTCCTCCGCCGCTGCTTCGACAATGGTGTGGTTTCGCCGCTGACCTCGCAATTTCCGTCGACGACCACCGCCCATATCACCACCATGTACACCGGTCAGCCGGTCGGGATTCACGGCTTGTACGAGTGGTTCACCTACGAGCCGATCATCGGGCGCGTGATGGTGCCGCTCCTGTCTGCCGAGGCCGATGCCGATCAGGAACGCAATGCACTGATATCGACTGGACTCACCGGCCAGCAGTTGTACCCGCTGCCGAGTTTCAGCCAGACGCTGCGCGACCACGGCGCCAGCCAGTTCGTCTTTGTGCCCTACAACTTCCTGCCGTCGATGTACAACGAAGCGCTCAGCGTCGGGGCCACTGTGATCCCGCGCATCAGCCTCAGCCACGGTCTCCAGACGCTGACCGAGCTGGTCCAGCGCGTCCCCGGCCCGGCCACTTATTCCTTCTACTTTGCCGAGATCGACACGTTGGCCCACCGCTTCGGACCGCAGTCTTCAGCGGTCGATGCCGAAGTCGATACGCTCTTCACCGCCATCGAACGTCTGGTCTACCAGCCGCTGCAGGGCCGCGGCGATACGCTGATCCTGTTTACCGCCGATCACGGGCAGGTGCGTTCCAACCCGGACGACATCGTGTTTTCTGGATCGCCTCGTGCCGCAGCTCGCGCCGATGATCCGCCTCGCCCCCGACGGCCGTCCGATCGCCGCCGCCGGCTCCCGCGCGATGTGTTTATCCACGTGAAACCGGAACATATCGCAGAGGCGCACGCCCCTGATCTCTGA